A window of Malania oleifera isolate guangnan ecotype guangnan chromosome 5, ASM2987363v1, whole genome shotgun sequence contains these coding sequences:
- the LOC131156736 gene encoding stress-related protein isoform X3, which translates to MAEAEPQQQQQTTCYVICCSDFLLLKDREGERSLKYLYFVQLAYVYVVVCFSSLYGFAKKNSGPLKSGVETIEGTVKTVIGPIYEKFRDVPFELLKLADRKVDRSLTKLDRRVPPLAKQASSHAFAVASEVRQYGLADAAANIARTVRTSYGPTAKELYGKYEPVAEKYAVAGWRSLNRLPLFPQVAQVVVPTAAYWSEKYNEGVQYAAERGYAVLSYLPLVPIDRIGKVFKEGKSQ; encoded by the exons ATGGCCGAAGCTGAGCCACAGCAGCAGCAACAGACG ACGTGTTATGTGATTTGCTGTTCTGATTTTCTCTTATTGAAGGATCGAGAAGGTGAGAGGAGCCTTAAATATCTATATTTTGTTCAATTAGCATATGTATACGTGGTCGTGTGCTTCTCAAGCCTCTACGGATTCGCGAAGAAAAACTCCGGTCCCCTGAAATCAGGTGTGGAGACCATTGAGGGCACCGTGAAGACCGTAATCGGACCGATCTACGAGAAGTTCCGAGACGTCCCTTTCGAACTCCTCAAACTCGCCGATCGCAAG GTGGACAGGTCCCTGACCAAGTTGGATCGCCGTGTGCCGCCGCTAGCGAAGCAGGCTTCAAGCCACGCATTCGCGGTGGCCTCGGAGGTCCGGCAATACGGCTTGGCGGATGCCGCCGCAAACATAGCGAGGACTGTTCGTACCAGCTACGGACCAACCGCGAAGGAGCTGTACGGAAAGTACGAGCCGGTGGCTGAGAAATATGCGGTGGCGGGGTGGCGGTCGCTGAACCGGCTGCCGCTGTTCCCGCAGGTGGCTCAGGTGGTGGTTCCCACGGCTGCGTACTGGTCGGAGAAGTACAATGAGGGGGTGCAATACGCGGCGGAGAGAGGGTACGCGGTATTGTCATATCTGCCGTTGGTGCCAATAGATCGGATTGGCAAGGTGTTTAAGGAGGGTAAATCACAATGA
- the LOC131156736 gene encoding stress-related protein isoform X2, which translates to MAEAEPQQQQQTDREGERSLKYLYFVQLAYVYVVVCFSSLYGFAKKNSGPLKSGVETIEGTVKTVIGPIYEKFRDVPFELLKLADRKVMHLILATHVTNFSVYLLSDAMMRGMIYYCSVFQVDRSLTKLDRRVPPLAKQASSHAFAVASEVRQYGLADAAANIARTVRTSYGPTAKELYGKYEPVAEKYAVAGWRSLNRLPLFPQVAQVVVPTAAYWSEKYNEGVQYAAERGYAVLSYLPLVPIDRIGKVFKEGKSQ; encoded by the exons ATGGCCGAAGCTGAGCCACAGCAGCAGCAACAGACG GATCGAGAAGGTGAGAGGAGCCTTAAATATCTATATTTTGTTCAATTAGCATATGTATACGTGGTCGTGTGCTTCTCAAGCCTCTACGGATTCGCGAAGAAAAACTCCGGTCCCCTGAAATCAGGTGTGGAGACCATTGAGGGCACCGTGAAGACCGTAATCGGACCGATCTACGAGAAGTTCCGAGACGTCCCTTTCGAACTCCTCAAACTCGCCGATCGCAAGGTCATGCATCTTATTTTAGCCACGCACGTTACCAATTTCAGCGTGTATTTACTTTCAGACGCTATGATGCGCGGGATGATATATTATTGTTCCGTCTTTCAGGTGGACAGGTCCCTGACCAAGTTGGATCGCCGTGTGCCGCCGCTAGCGAAGCAGGCTTCAAGCCACGCATTCGCGGTGGCCTCGGAGGTCCGGCAATACGGCTTGGCGGATGCCGCCGCAAACATAGCGAGGACTGTTCGTACCAGCTACGGACCAACCGCGAAGGAGCTGTACGGAAAGTACGAGCCGGTGGCTGAGAAATATGCGGTGGCGGGGTGGCGGTCGCTGAACCGGCTGCCGCTGTTCCCGCAGGTGGCTCAGGTGGTGGTTCCCACGGCTGCGTACTGGTCGGAGAAGTACAATGAGGGGGTGCAATACGCGGCGGAGAGAGGGTACGCGGTATTGTCATATCTGCCGTTGGTGCCAATAGATCGGATTGGCAAGGTGTTTAAGGAGGGTAAATCACAATGA
- the LOC131156736 gene encoding stress-related protein isoform X4 — MAEAEPQQQQQTDREGERSLKYLYFVQLAYVYVVVCFSSLYGFAKKNSGPLKSGVETIEGTVKTVIGPIYEKFRDVPFELLKLADRKVDRSLTKLDRRVPPLAKQASSHAFAVASEVRQYGLADAAANIARTVRTSYGPTAKELYGKYEPVAEKYAVAGWRSLNRLPLFPQVAQVVVPTAAYWSEKYNEGVQYAAERGYAVLSYLPLVPIDRIGKVFKEGKSQ; from the exons ATGGCCGAAGCTGAGCCACAGCAGCAGCAACAGACG GATCGAGAAGGTGAGAGGAGCCTTAAATATCTATATTTTGTTCAATTAGCATATGTATACGTGGTCGTGTGCTTCTCAAGCCTCTACGGATTCGCGAAGAAAAACTCCGGTCCCCTGAAATCAGGTGTGGAGACCATTGAGGGCACCGTGAAGACCGTAATCGGACCGATCTACGAGAAGTTCCGAGACGTCCCTTTCGAACTCCTCAAACTCGCCGATCGCAAG GTGGACAGGTCCCTGACCAAGTTGGATCGCCGTGTGCCGCCGCTAGCGAAGCAGGCTTCAAGCCACGCATTCGCGGTGGCCTCGGAGGTCCGGCAATACGGCTTGGCGGATGCCGCCGCAAACATAGCGAGGACTGTTCGTACCAGCTACGGACCAACCGCGAAGGAGCTGTACGGAAAGTACGAGCCGGTGGCTGAGAAATATGCGGTGGCGGGGTGGCGGTCGCTGAACCGGCTGCCGCTGTTCCCGCAGGTGGCTCAGGTGGTGGTTCCCACGGCTGCGTACTGGTCGGAGAAGTACAATGAGGGGGTGCAATACGCGGCGGAGAGAGGGTACGCGGTATTGTCATATCTGCCGTTGGTGCCAATAGATCGGATTGGCAAGGTGTTTAAGGAGGGTAAATCACAATGA
- the LOC131156736 gene encoding stress-related protein isoform X1 has translation MAEAEPQQQQQTTCYVICCSDFLLLKDREGERSLKYLYFVQLAYVYVVVCFSSLYGFAKKNSGPLKSGVETIEGTVKTVIGPIYEKFRDVPFELLKLADRKVMHLILATHVTNFSVYLLSDAMMRGMIYYCSVFQVDRSLTKLDRRVPPLAKQASSHAFAVASEVRQYGLADAAANIARTVRTSYGPTAKELYGKYEPVAEKYAVAGWRSLNRLPLFPQVAQVVVPTAAYWSEKYNEGVQYAAERGYAVLSYLPLVPIDRIGKVFKEGKSQ, from the exons ATGGCCGAAGCTGAGCCACAGCAGCAGCAACAGACG ACGTGTTATGTGATTTGCTGTTCTGATTTTCTCTTATTGAAGGATCGAGAAGGTGAGAGGAGCCTTAAATATCTATATTTTGTTCAATTAGCATATGTATACGTGGTCGTGTGCTTCTCAAGCCTCTACGGATTCGCGAAGAAAAACTCCGGTCCCCTGAAATCAGGTGTGGAGACCATTGAGGGCACCGTGAAGACCGTAATCGGACCGATCTACGAGAAGTTCCGAGACGTCCCTTTCGAACTCCTCAAACTCGCCGATCGCAAGGTCATGCATCTTATTTTAGCCACGCACGTTACCAATTTCAGCGTGTATTTACTTTCAGACGCTATGATGCGCGGGATGATATATTATTGTTCCGTCTTTCAGGTGGACAGGTCCCTGACCAAGTTGGATCGCCGTGTGCCGCCGCTAGCGAAGCAGGCTTCAAGCCACGCATTCGCGGTGGCCTCGGAGGTCCGGCAATACGGCTTGGCGGATGCCGCCGCAAACATAGCGAGGACTGTTCGTACCAGCTACGGACCAACCGCGAAGGAGCTGTACGGAAAGTACGAGCCGGTGGCTGAGAAATATGCGGTGGCGGGGTGGCGGTCGCTGAACCGGCTGCCGCTGTTCCCGCAGGTGGCTCAGGTGGTGGTTCCCACGGCTGCGTACTGGTCGGAGAAGTACAATGAGGGGGTGCAATACGCGGCGGAGAGAGGGTACGCGGTATTGTCATATCTGCCGTTGGTGCCAATAGATCGGATTGGCAAGGTGTTTAAGGAGGGTAAATCACAATGA
- the LOC131156737 gene encoding translocase of chloroplast 159, chloroplastic: MESKPAVPLSATEVTSFHRSNSSGSSPSSLSYPIRAPVSFDSDDENDVKTNDLKINGKTSSKGSVSSSSSEEGFVSGDEGFETASERPVVGDPDEETLEKAMDMEDIDSSFVESFMGSAPEALMPIAKVSSDDDGDSVVKSPKGGLSEGEEVEEDGDLVAKESSVVENPEIGAVVLGENANLGGVLDENAVGVTEETEVEALGDGDRDKALENLKKSIEGVNTEIEEVLVPEKPEVEGIELKDEGSLEEQKVEVSDGYMQPSEMVEGSSVTDDGTAEISSLSLEPADNKLVEVSGVNSENGGDSVVDAIHVDPLSSDVGDAEGSKDFEAEGMGVLVDGSVPLDNGFDKTSCDAEELLDSEHVEVHTGFEKSVQSASNFNVEAAAMAPCQEKADENFDGEAIVVNAVVKDDQTGVKMDACTDKDHSLVRAPGDDLEDGDSRNMQPLESAELSSMLNQELTLESEAKANHYPDEGDTEGSVTDGETEGMIFESSEAAKQFLEELERGTGTGSHTGVESYHEHSQRMDGQIVTDSDEEADTDEEGDGKELFDSNALAALLKAATSSTSDSGNITITSQDGARIFSLERPAGLGSSLQSLRPVSQPNRSNLFTSSNSNLMVGGEAENNLTEEEKKKLEKIQQIRVKFLRLVQRLGYSAEDSIAQQVLYRLALAAGRQTSQSFSVDAAKRTALQLEAEGNDNFNFSLNILVLGKSGVGKSATINSIFGEERSLVGTFEPATTAVKEIVGKAEGVEIRVFDSPGLRSSIMEQGFNRKVLSSIKKSTKSSPPDIVLYVDRMDTQTRDLNELPLLRTITSSLGSSIWRSAIVTLTHAASAPPDGPSGSPMSYEAFVAQRSHAVQRSIGQAVGDLRLMNPGLMNPVTLVENHPSCRKNREGQKVLPNGQCWRPQLLLLCYSMKILSEVSSLSKAQDPFDHRKLFGFRVRSPPLPYLLSWLLQSRSHPKLSADQGGENGDSDIDLDDLSDTEQEDDEDEYDQLPPFKPLKKSQIAKLSKEQRKAYFEEYDYRVKLLQKKQWREELRRMREMKKKGNNVVGADDYGYMGEDIDQENGGPAAVPVPLPDMVLPPSFDGDNPAYRYRFLEPTSQFLARPVLDTHGWDHDCGYDGVNLEQALAIVGRFPAAVAVQITKDKKEFNIHLDSSVSAKHGENGSSMVGFDIQNIGKQLAYILRGETKFNSWKKNKTAAGVSVTFLGENIAPGVKIEDQIALGKRLILVGSAGTVRSQGDAAYGANLEVRLREPDYPIGQDQSTLGLSLVKWRGDLALGANLQSQFSIGRSSKMAVRAALNNKLSGQISIRISSSEQLQIALMGILPVAMAIYKNIWPGVSENYSIY, translated from the coding sequence ATGGAGTCCAAGCCCGCTGTCCCTCTTTCCGCAACCGAAGTTACGTCGTTTCACCGCTCCAACTCGTCAGGTTCTTCCCCTTCTTCTCTCTCTTATCCCATCAGAGCTCCTGTTTCTTTTGATTCTGATGACGAAAATGATGTCAAAACCAATGATTTAAAGATAAACGGTAAGACTAGTAGTAAAGGTAGTGTGAGCAGTAGTAGCAGTGAAGAGGGTTTTGTGAGTGGGGATGAGGGCTTCGAAACGGCGTCGGAGAGGCCGGTTGTCGGTGACCCAGATGAAGAAACCCTAGAAAAAGCCATGGACATGGAAGATATCGATTCCTCTTTCGTTGAATCCTTTATGGGTTCGGCCCCGGAGGCGTTAATGCCTATTGCGAAGGTTTCTTCTGATGATGATGGTGACAGTGTTGTGAAGTCGCCTAAAGGTGGGCTTTCTGAGGgtgaagaagtagaagaagatgGAGATTTGGTGGCGAAGGAGTCTTCTGTTGTTGAAAATCCTGAGATTGGGGCAGTGGTTTTGGGCGAAAACGCGAATTTGGGTGGAGTGTTGGATGAAAATGCTGTTGGTGTTACCGAGGAGACTGAGGTTGAGGCTTTAGGGGATGGTGATAGGGATAAGGCACTTGAGAATCTGAAAAAGTCGATAGAGGGTGTGAACACTGAGATTGAAGAAGTCCTGGTGCCCGAAAAGCCAGAGGTAGAAGGGATTGAATTGAAGGACGAGGGTTCTTTGGAAGAGCAGAAAGTTGAGGTTTCAGACGGCTATATGCAGCCCTCCGAAATGGTTGAAGGGAGCTCAGTTACAGATGATGGAACTGCTGAAATTAGTTCTCTTTCCTTAGAACCAGCAGATAATAAGTTGGTGGAAGTTAGTGGTGTGAATTCTGAGAATGGAGGAGACTCTGTTGTGGATGCCATACATGTTGACCCGTTGAGTTCTGATGTTGGGGATGCTGAAGGAAGTAAGGATTTTGAAGCAGAAGGGATGGGGGTACTCGTTGATGGAAGTGTACCTTTGGATAACGGATTTGACAAGACTAGCTGTGATGCTGAAGAACTTCTTGATTCCGAGCATGTTGAGGTACATACGGGCTTTGAGAAGAGTGTTCAATCTGCAAGCAACTTTAATGTTGAGGCTGCTGCAATGGCACCCTGCCAAGAGAAAGCTGATGAAAATTTTGATGGTGAAGCTATTGTAGTTAATGCTGTGGTGAAAGATGACCAGACTGGCGTTAAAATGGACGCTTGCACTGATAAAGATCATTCCCTTGTAAGGGCTCCCGGTGATGATTTAGAAGATGGAGACTCGCGCAACATGCAACCACTTGAGTCTGCTGAGCTGAGTTCAATGCTAAACCAAGAATTGACGCTGGAAAGTGAAGCTAAAGCAAATCATTATCCAGATGAAGGTGACACTGAAGGCTCAGTGACAGATGGGGAGACTGAAGGCATGATCTTTGAAAGCTCAGAAGCTGCCAAACAATTCTTGGAGGAGTTGGAACGTGGAACAGGAACTGGTTCCCACACTGGTGTGGAGAGTTATCATGAACACTCGCAGAGGATGGATGGTCAGATTGTCACAGACTCAGATGAGGAAGCAGATACTGATGAAGAAGGAGACGGGAAGGAGCTATTTGATTCTAATGCATTGGCTGCTCTGTTGAAGGCAGCAACCAGTAGTACCTCAGACTCTGGCAATATTACAATCACCTCTCAAGATGGAGCCAGGATTTTCTCACTTGAGCGTCCGGCTGGTTTGGGATCCTCGCTCCAGTCTCTGAGACCTGTTTCCCAACCAAACCGTTCCAACCTTTTTACTTCCTCCAATTCCAATCTCATGGTTGGGGGAGAGGCAGAGAACAACCTTAccgaagaagaaaagaagaagctcGAAAAGATACAGCAAATACGGGTGAAGTTTTTGAGGCTTGTTCAGCGACTAGGCTACTCAGCTGAAGATTCCATAGCACAGCAGGTACTATATCGGTTGGCACTTGCTGCAGGGAGGCAAACCAGTCAATCATTTAGCGTTGATGCTGCAAAGAGGACAGCTCTACAGCTTGAAGCAGAGGGAAATGATAATTTTAACTTTTCCTTGAACATCCTTGTTCTCGGTAAATCTGGAGTGGGGAAGAGTGCtacaataaattctatttttggTGAAGAGAGGTCTCTAGTTGGCACATTTGAGCCTGCCACAACTGCTGTGAAAGAGATTGTTGGAAAAGCGGAAGGCGTTGAGATTAGGGTTTTTGACTCGCCAGGTCTCAGGTCTTCCATAATGGAACAAGGTTTCAATCGCAAAGTCTTATCTTCCATAAAGAAGAGCACAAAGAGTTCTCCCCCAGATATTGTGCTCTACGTGGATCGCATGGACACCCAGACTAGAGATCTTAATGAACTTCCGTTGTTAAGGACAATCACTAGTTCTCTTGGTTCCTCCATCTGGCGAAGTGCCATTGTCACTCTTACTCATGCTGCATCTGCACCGCCAGATGGACCATCTGGCTCTCCCATGAGTTATGAGGCGTTCGTTGCTCAACGATCCCATGCTGTTCAACGGTCAATAGGACAAGCTGTTGGTGATCTGCGGTTAATGAATCCAGGTTTGATGAATCCAGTTACTCTTGTTGAGAACCATCCTTCCTGTCGAAAGAACAGAGAGGGCCAAAAGGTCCTCCCCAATGGCCAATGTTGGAGACCACAATTACTGCTATTGTGCTACTCTATGAAGATCTTATCGGAAGTGAGTTCTCTATCAAAAGCTCAAGATCCGTTTGACCACCGTAAGCTCTTTGGATTCCGTGTTCGTTCTCCTCCGCTGCCATATTTGTTATCTTGGTTGTTGCAGTCTCGTTCACACCCAAAACTCTCAGCTGATCAGGGTGGTGAGAATGGTGACTCTGATATTGACTTGGATGATTTGTCTGATACTGAACAAGAGGATGATGAAGACGAGTATGACCAGCTACCACCATTTAAGCCTTTAAAGAAATCTCAGATTGCTAAGCTTAGTAAAGAACAGAGAAAGGCATACTTTGAGGAGTATGATTATCGAGTGAAACTCCTTCAAAAGAAGCAGTGGAGAGAAGAGTTGAGAAGAATGAGGGAGATGAAGAAGAAAGGTAATAATGTTGTTGGTGCTGACGATTATGGTTACATGGGGGAAGATATCGATCAGGAAAATGGAGGTCCAGCAGCTGTGCCAGTTCCATTGCCTGATATGGTCCTCCCACCTTCCTTTGATGGTGATAATCCAGCTTACAGATACCGGTTCTTAGAGCCAACTTCACAGTTTCTGGCGAGGCCTGTTTTGGACACCCATGGTTGGGACCATGATTGTGGGTATGATGGTGTCAACCTTGAGCAGGCTCTAGCCATTGTGGGTCGGTTTCCTGCAGCGGTTGCTGTACAAATCACCAAGGATAAGAAAGAGTTTAACATCCATTTGGATTCTTCAGTTTCCGCCAAGCATGGGGAGAATGGTTCAAGTATGGTGGGCTTTGATATCCAAAATATCGGCAAGCAACTCGCTTACATCCTCAGAGGTGAAACCAAATTCAATAGTTGGAAAAAGAACAAAACAGCTGCTGGAGTCTCTGTTACATTCTTGGGTGAAAATATTGCTCCTGGGGTTAAAATTGAGGATCAGATTGCACTTGGAAAGCGCCTGATTTTGGTTGGTAGTGCTGGGACTGTCCGATCTCAGGGTGATGCGGCTTATGGAGCCAACCTGGAAGTACGGCTCAGAGAACCTGATTACCCAATTGGCCAGGACCAATCCACATTGGGCCTGTCTCTGGTGAAGTGGAGAGGGGATTTGGCACTTGGGGCCAACCTCCAGTCTCAGTTCTCCATTGGAAGGAGCTCTAAGATGGCTGTTCGTGCAGCACTGAATAACAAGCTCAGTGGGCAGATCTCCATCAGAATAAGCAGCTCAGAGCAGCTTCAGATTGCGCTAATGGGTATTCTTCCAGTTGCAATGGCTATCTATAAGAATATCTGGCCAGGTGTTAGTGAGAATTACTCAATTTACTAG